The Diadema setosum chromosome 12, eeDiaSeto1, whole genome shotgun sequence genome has a segment encoding these proteins:
- the LOC140235829 gene encoding uncharacterized protein, whose translation MATPQTMIGNVPQLEEGYTYDEWIELLEAWFSANTVSDSEKKRAIFLTNVGCKNYHTLRALLQPNKPTEQTYEVCKETLQSHFSPKPTEIVQRYKFYTTVQKPGETIPQFVANLRQQSEGCNFKELDNMIRDRLVVGCRDVGIQRKLLSEPSLTLKKALQTATAMEVANQDVERLKVLSKTPESMVGKIQNKKSRQPKQVKKTLKKPSNPSGSSTTTRCWRCGGYHTPWTCRFKDETCFKCAKTGHTKSQCDKVRKYKQTKAAHHMNNDDSNSDSPEEPEQSENEMSHIQDATVNRIGYREPYQAKVKLNGYQTKMEVDTGSPWTMISSGVYRKVGSPGELTRSHLSLKTYTGSSVPIIGEVKVDVEFDNSQT comes from the coding sequence ATGGCAACCCCGCAGACTATGATCGGTAACGTACCCCAGTTAGAAGAGGGATATACCTATGATGAGTGGATTGAGCTCTTGGAGGCTTGGTTTTCTGCCAATACTGTGTCTGATAGTGAAAAGAAAAGGGCAATTTTCTTGACGAATGTTGGTTGTAAGAATTATCACACACTTAGAGCACTGCTACAACCGAACAAGCCAACGGAGCAGACATATGAAGTGTGCAAAGAGACACTGCAATCGCATTTTTCGCCTAAACCAACTGAGATAGTCCAGAGGTACAAGTTCTATACAACTGTCCAGAAGCCAGGCGAAACAATTCCACAGTTTGTTGCAAACTTGAGACAGCAAAGCGAAGGCTGCAACTTCAAAGAACTCGATAACATGATCCGAGATCGGCTAGTGGTGGGATGCCGAGATGTTGGTATCCAGCGCAAGTTGTTGAGCGAACCATCGCTAACGTTGAAGAAAGCACTTCAAACAGCTACAGCAATGGAAGTTGCTAACCAAGATGTGGAGAGATTGAAAGTGCTAAGTAAAACGCCTGAGTCCATGGTTGGAAAGATCCAAAACAAGAAGTCACGTCAGCCCAAACAAGTGAAAAAGACACTTAAAAAGCCAAGCAACCCAAGTGGAAGCTCCACTACAACTAGATGTTGGAGATGCGGTGGTTACCATACCCCATGGACATGCCGTTTCAAGGACGAAACATGCTTCAAGTGTGCCAAGACTGGGCACACCAAGAGTCAATGCGACAAAGTACGGAAgtacaagcaaacaaaagcaGCTCATCACATGAACAATGATGATAGTAACAGTGATTCTCCCGAGGAACCGGAACAATCAGAGAACGAGATGAGTCATATCCAAGATGCTACAGTAAACAGGATAGGATATCGCGAGCCTTACCAGGCCAAGGTAAAGCTGAACGGATATCAGACAAAAATGGAAGTAGACACTGGTAGCCCATGGACGATGATATCCAGCGGAGTGTATCGCAAAGTGGGAAGTCCAGGAGAACTGACTCGATCTCATCTGTCTCTGAAGACATACACCGGCAGCAGTGTGCCAATCATTGGAGAAGTCAAAGTGGATGTCGAGTTTGACAACAGCCAAACATAG